One window of the Indicator indicator isolate 239-I01 chromosome 13, UM_Iind_1.1, whole genome shotgun sequence genome contains the following:
- the SLC2A2 gene encoding solute carrier family 2, facilitated glucose transporter member 2 → MDKRNKMQAEKHLTGTLILSVFTAVLGFFQYGYSLGVINAPQKVIEAHYRRVLGITPLDRYAPNASEEDGTSTMAPWFGTEGTLAPLDDSAEDLATSSHILTMYWSLSVSVFAIGGMVSSFTVGWIGDRLGRVKAMLVVNVLSITGNLLMGLSKFGPSHILIIAGRAVTGLYCGLSSGLVPMYVSEVSPTALRGALGTLHQLAIVTGILISQVLGLDFLLGNDEMWPLLLGLSGVAALLQFFLLLLCPESPRYLYIKLGKVEEAKKSLKRLRGNCDPMKEIAEMEKEKQEAASEKKVSIKQLFTSSKYRQAVVVALMVQISQQFSGINAIFYYSTNIFERAGVGQPVYATIGVGVVNTIFTVISVFLVEKAGRRSLFLAGLMGMLVSTVAMTVGLLLLKQFAWMSYVSMVAIFLFVIFFEVGPGPIPWFIVAELFSQGPRPAAIAVAGFCNWTCNFIVGMCFQYLTDLCGPYVFVIFAALLLVFFLFAYFRVPETKGKSFEEIAAAFRRKKLPAKTMTELQDLRRSEQA, encoded by the exons ATGgacaagagaaacaaaatgcaAGCGGAGAAG CACCTCACGGGAACGCTGATCCTCTCCGTCttcactgcagtgctgggcttctTCCAGTATGGTTACAGCCTGGGTGTCATTAATGCCCCCCAGAAG GTGATTGAAGCCCACTACAGGCGTGTGCTGGGCAtcacccccctggacagataTGCCCCAAATGCCTCTGAGGAGGATGGCACCAGCACCATGGCACCCTGGTTTGGCACCGAAGGCACCCTGGCACCCCTGGATGACAGTGCTGAGGACCTTGCCACCTCTTCACACATCCTCACCATGTACTGGTCCCTCTCTGTCTCCGTGTTTGCCATCGGTGGCATGGTCTCCTCCTTCACCGTGGGGTGGATCGGCGACCGGCTGGGGAG gGTGAAAGCCATGCTGGTGGTCAACGTCCTCTCCATCACTGGGAACCTCCTGATGGGGCTGTCAAAATTTGGGCCGTCTCACATCCTCATCATCGCCGGGAGAGCAGTCACAGGGCTGTACTGTG ggctctcctctggactcgtGCCCATGTACGTCAGTGAGGTCTCTCCCACGGCCCTTCGAGGAGCGCTGGGGACACTGCACCAGCTTGCTATCGTCACAGGTATCCTCATCAGCCAG GTCCTTGGACTAGACTTTCTTCTGGGCAACGATGAGATGTGGCCCCTGCTCCTGGGTCTGTCTGGtgtggctgctctcctgcagttcTTCCTGCTCTTGCTGTGCCCTGAGAGCCCTCGATACCTTTACATCAAACTGGGGAAGGTGGAGGAAGCTAAAAAAA gTTTGAAAAGGCTCAGAGGAAACTGTGACCCGATGAAAGAGATTGCtgagatggaaaaggaaaagcaggaagCTGCTAGTGAGAAGAAAGTCTCCATAAAGCAGCTTTTCACCTCTTCCAAGTACAGGCAGGCTGTCGTTGTGGCACTGATGGTGCAGATCTCTCAGCAGTTCTCAGGAATCAACGCG ATCTTTTACTACTCCACAAACATTtttgagagagctggagttggCCAACCAGTTTATGCAACCATCGGCGTTGGAGTGGTGAACACAATCTTCACTGTTATCTCT GTCTTTCTGGTGGAGAAAGCAGGCAGGAGATCCCTGTTCCTGGCTGGTTTGATGGGTATGCTGGTGAGCACCGTGGCCATGACTGTTGGACTTTTGCTCCTG AAACAGTTTGCCTGGATGAGCTACGTCAGCATGGTCGCCATCTTCCTCTTCGTCATCTTCTTCGAAGTGGGGCCAGGGCCCATCCCCTGGTTTATCGTGGCCGAGCTGTTCAGCCAGGGCCCTCGCCCTGCCGCCATCGCCGTCGCCGGCTTCTGCAACTGGACCTGCAACTTCATCGTGGGGATGTGCTTCCAGTACCTCACG GATCTGTGTGGCCCCTACGTCTTCGTCATCTTcgcagccctgctcctggtcTTCTTCCTGTTTGCGTACTTCAGGGTCCCGGAGACGAAAGGAAAGTCCTTTGAGGAGATCGCAGCTGCGTTCCGCCGCAAGAAGCTCCCGGCCAAAACCATGACTGAGCTGCAAGACCTGCGGCGCAGCGAGCAGGCATAG